CAGGCCGGCGCCACCATGGAGGAGATCGTCTCCGCCGTGAAGCGGGTCACCGACATCATGGCCGAGATCTCCGCCGCTTCGGATGAGCAGAGCCAGGGCATCGAGCAGGTGTCCACCGCCGTCACCCAGATGGACGAGGTCACGCAGCAGAACGCCGCGCTCGTCGAGGAATCGGCTGCGGCCGCCTCCTCCCTCGAAGACCAGGCCCATGGTCTCGCCCAGGCCGTCTCCGTGTTCCGCATCGACGAGGCCAAGCTCTCCGGCATCGCCGCACCGCGCAGCGCACCGGCCAG
The genomic region above belongs to Wenzhouxiangella sp. XN24 and contains:
- a CDS encoding methyl-accepting chemotaxis protein — encoded protein: QAGATMEEIVSAVKRVTDIMAEISAASDEQSQGIEQVSTAVTQMDEVTQQNAALVEESAAAASSLEDQAHGLAQAVSVFRIDEAKLSGIAAPRSAPA